From Actinomyces procaprae:
CACTGCGCACGACAGTGCGGCGGCAAAGGCGGTCCAGGCCGCATAGGGCGCCAGGGCCACGCCGCGTGCCCTACTGACTTTGAATACGCGGCGGGTCAGGTCGGCCGAGCTGGCGGCAAGGGCTCCGGCCCAGACGGCGGCCGCGGCCGGCTGCTTGGCCTGGAAGAAGACCCAGCTCCAGCCGCCGTTGAGCGCCAGGTTCGCGACGGTTGCGGTCAGGAACCGCCTGGCCTCCTTGTTGCTGCCCATAATCTCGCCGGCCTCCCACAGGTCGGCCAGGGTGAGTCCGGTGGTCAGCGCAATATCCGTGTACAGCGTGGACCAGGCGATCGGGAATGCCTCATTGGGCGGATTCCAGTCGGGTTTCTTGAGGCTGGCGTAGTACTCGCTCCTGGGCTCCGAGGCGGCTGTGCCGACCGCTGCGGTCGCCGCCACCAGGGCGGAGGTGGTCAGTAGCGCC
This genomic window contains:
- a CDS encoding TspO/MBR family protein, giving the protein MAHLKLKALLTTSALVAATAAVGTAASEPRSEYYASLKKPDWNPPNEAFPIAWSTLYTDIALTTGLTLADLWEAGEIMGSNKEARRFLTATVANLALNGGWSWVFFQAKQPAAAAVWAGALAASSADLTRRVFKVSRARGVALAPYAAWTAFAAALSCAVWRLNERPTGQHAS